From the Phycisphaeraceae bacterium genome, one window contains:
- a CDS encoding glycosyltransferase produces MRRSKAYADSIVLKRYHLGIIRRSSLGLFHGASCFEAYAGSCREPHLVHNVHTSPEDRIDAQRFDMKCLRQRDSAEPLRVIYSGRMAEAKAPLDWVRAVGHARDLGATLNARWLGDGDLYHPTQQLVKDLGLEAVVDLAGYVSDRSVVLNALRDADVMAFCHITPESPRCLLEALISGTPLVGYSGAYAQDLVSGHGGGSLVPVRDWRALGVLLYELSHQRDRLTGLARGAYESGEEFSDEAVFAHRSGLVRRFAGQ; encoded by the coding sequence ATGAGGCGGTCAAAAGCATACGCTGACTCGATCGTTCTCAAACGATACCACTTAGGGATCATCCGTCGATCAAGCCTTGGTCTGTTTCATGGCGCATCGTGCTTTGAGGCCTACGCTGGTTCCTGCCGGGAGCCGCACCTGGTCCACAATGTCCATACCAGTCCTGAGGATCGCATTGATGCGCAGCGATTCGATATGAAGTGCCTGAGGCAGCGAGATTCTGCCGAGCCTCTGCGCGTGATCTATTCGGGGAGGATGGCGGAGGCCAAGGCACCGCTGGACTGGGTGAGGGCGGTGGGGCACGCGCGTGATCTTGGGGCAACATTAAACGCCCGCTGGCTGGGGGATGGTGATCTCTATCATCCGACGCAGCAGCTCGTAAAAGACTTGGGTCTCGAAGCTGTGGTTGACCTGGCAGGCTATGTGTCGGATCGGTCGGTTGTGCTCAACGCGTTGAGGGATGCAGATGTCATGGCTTTTTGCCACATCACCCCTGAATCACCGAGGTGTCTGCTGGAGGCATTGATCTCGGGGACTCCCCTGGTTGGCTATTCAGGCGCCTACGCACAAGACCTTGTCTCGGGGCATGGCGGAGGCTCTCTTGTTCCGGTGCGCGATTGGCGAGCTTTGGGGGTCTTGCTGTACGAGTTATCGCACCAGCGCGATCGCCTTACGGGGCTTGCCAGGGGGGCGTATGAGAGTGGCGAGGAGTTTAGCGACGAGGCTGTATTTGCTCATCGATCGGGTCTTGTGCGGCGGTTTGCGGGCCAATAG
- a CDS encoding sigma-54 dependent transcriptional regulator — MSTLPRVLIVDDDAFVAEALAALLQREGYRPAISNDGQQALDIIEQDHANDDPEQGHFGVVVVDLGLPRISGDDLLRDLRERFPSVVPIVITGFARIETAVAAMKLGAADYLSKPIIDEELLRAVERAANHHALIDENRRLRDQLEQRFGMGNLVGGDPRMQKVYDMVQAVAESRTTVLLTGESGTGKTMVARAIHTHSPRADHKLITFSCGSVPESLLESELFGHVKGAFTGADTDKPGRVLAAEGGTLLIDEINSATPALQLKLLRILQERTFEPVGSTQTRHADVRFILATNQELKPLVEQGRFREDLFYRINVVNLEIPPLRNRPGDIELLAEHFLHEHCEEMGKQRRLGPETREVLQTYAWPGNVRELENALERAVLLSPAPTIQPSDLPEHIVAAAGEPRATPQVHTTDTPSESTPHDWVPMPLSEALEGPERRILEAAIKANGGNKQRAADQLGINRATLYKKMHKLGIPVETA, encoded by the coding sequence ATGTCAACCCTCCCCCGAGTTTTGATCGTTGACGACGACGCCTTCGTCGCCGAAGCGCTCGCCGCACTACTCCAGCGTGAAGGCTATCGCCCCGCCATCTCCAACGATGGCCAACAGGCCCTCGACATCATCGAGCAGGACCACGCCAACGACGATCCCGAACAGGGACACTTTGGCGTCGTCGTCGTCGATCTCGGCCTCCCCCGCATTTCCGGGGACGACCTGCTCCGAGACCTCCGCGAGCGATTCCCCTCGGTGGTCCCCATCGTCATCACCGGCTTCGCACGCATCGAGACCGCCGTCGCGGCCATGAAACTCGGTGCCGCCGACTACCTCTCCAAGCCCATCATCGACGAAGAGCTGCTCCGCGCCGTGGAACGCGCCGCTAACCATCACGCCCTGATCGACGAAAACCGCCGGCTCCGCGACCAACTCGAACAACGCTTCGGCATGGGCAATCTCGTTGGCGGTGACCCGCGCATGCAAAAGGTCTACGACATGGTCCAGGCCGTCGCCGAGTCCAGGACCACGGTCCTGCTCACCGGCGAATCCGGAACCGGAAAGACCATGGTCGCCCGCGCCATCCACACCCACTCACCCCGCGCCGACCACAAACTCATCACCTTCTCCTGCGGGTCCGTGCCCGAATCCCTGCTCGAATCCGAGTTGTTCGGCCACGTCAAAGGCGCCTTCACCGGGGCCGACACCGATAAGCCAGGCCGCGTCCTCGCCGCCGAAGGCGGGACCCTCCTCATCGACGAGATCAACTCCGCCACCCCCGCCCTCCAGCTCAAACTCCTGCGCATCCTCCAGGAGCGCACCTTCGAGCCCGTCGGGTCCACGCAGACCCGGCACGCCGATGTCCGATTCATCCTCGCGACAAATCAGGAACTCAAGCCTCTCGTCGAGCAGGGCCGCTTCCGCGAAGACCTGTTCTATCGCATCAATGTCGTCAACCTCGAAATCCCACCCCTGCGCAATCGCCCCGGCGACATCGAACTACTCGCCGAGCACTTCCTCCACGAACACTGCGAAGAGATGGGCAAGCAGCGCCGACTCGGGCCCGAGACCCGCGAAGTCCTTCAGACCTACGCCTGGCCCGGCAACGTCCGTGAGCTGGAAAACGCACTCGAACGTGCCGTGCTCCTGAGCCCCGCACCGACCATCCAGCCCTCCGACCTGCCCGAGCACATCGTCGCCGCCGCCGGTGAGCCCCGAGCCACACCCCAGGTCCACACCACCGACACCCCCTCCGAGTCAACGCCTCACGACTGGGTCCCCATGCCCCTCTCCGAAGCCCTCGAAGGCCCCGAGCGCCGCATCCTCGAGGCCGCCATCAAGGCCAATGGCGGAAACAAGCAACGCGCCGCCGACCAGCTCGGCATCAACCGGGCGACCCTCTACAAGAAGATGCACAAGCTCGGCATCCCTGTCGAGACCGCCTGA
- a CDS encoding ATP-binding protein, whose product MTTIPTSQGSTTPQDASEQINLAQAVEQVLREVHQRAVQLGAEFILELGLTAAESSPGPLPAILGHLIENSLDAVARSPRPTNDTVPHQIIVTIEQQGDRQTLSVTDTGDGLDPRLLDAQGNLIFGRSIKPGATALGLRLVRDAIGRAGGTFHISPYPHGGVHAHATLPIVALSAAREAA is encoded by the coding sequence ATGACCACCATCCCTACCAGCCAGGGCAGCACAACACCGCAGGATGCATCAGAGCAGATCAACCTCGCCCAGGCCGTCGAGCAGGTGCTCCGCGAAGTCCATCAACGTGCCGTGCAACTCGGCGCCGAGTTCATCCTCGAGCTCGGTCTCACCGCCGCCGAGTCCTCGCCCGGGCCACTACCCGCCATCCTCGGACACCTCATCGAGAACAGCCTCGATGCGGTCGCCCGCTCGCCTCGACCCACCAACGACACAGTGCCGCACCAGATCATCGTGACCATCGAGCAGCAAGGCGATCGGCAGACCCTCTCGGTGACCGACACAGGCGACGGCCTCGATCCCCGTCTGCTCGACGCCCAGGGCAACCTGATCTTCGGGCGATCGATCAAGCCCGGCGCGACCGCCCTGGGCCTGCGACTGGTTCGTGACGCCATCGGTCGCGCCGGCGGAACCTTCCACATCAGCCCGTACCCCCATGGCGGGGTCCACGCCCACGCCACCCTCCCCATCGTCGCGCTGAGCGCCGCCCGCGAAGCCGCTTGA
- the ffh gene encoding signal recognition particle protein, producing the protein MFGQLSERFESALRRLSGQSKLSAANVREAMDDVRTALLEADVHYDVVESFCSRVQTTALGSEVLDAVKPGEQMIKVVHDELVRLLGGDEAVTDTDQAPAPEVPPLMEVVPGPTIIMMAGLQGSGKTTTCGKLASYLRKRGKSVVLAAADLQRPAAVKQLEVLATQVQSEVEGEGEVSFYAEPDKVAEYGKAVGAAVSVCRNALTEARRREADFLILDTAGRLHVNDDLMAELRQVRDAVNPHQILLVIDAMTGQDAVNSAKAFNDQLEVDGVILSKYDSDTRGGAALSVRHVTGQPIKFVGVGEKLDALEAFHPTRVAGRILGMGDVVSLVERAQEQVSEEEAQALQDKMAKGQMTMDDFLGQLRAIRRMGSFKSLLGMLPGVGQAIKDLPIEEKQIDRTEAIIQSMTRDERKGLVALNNNRRRRIAKGSGTRAEDVSQLVKGFEMVSQMGKAMSGMGMLGKAKSMAGMNPEQAMAALGGAGGMPGRKGSTHTPSIKSKYKQRKKRR; encoded by the coding sequence ATGTTCGGCCAGCTCTCGGAACGCTTCGAATCCGCCCTCCGCCGACTCTCCGGCCAGAGCAAGCTCTCGGCCGCCAACGTCCGCGAGGCCATGGACGATGTCCGCACCGCGCTTCTCGAAGCCGATGTCCACTACGACGTCGTCGAGTCCTTCTGCTCCCGTGTCCAGACCACCGCCCTAGGCAGCGAGGTCCTCGACGCCGTCAAGCCAGGCGAGCAGATGATCAAGGTCGTCCACGACGAACTCGTCCGCCTCCTCGGCGGAGACGAGGCCGTCACCGACACCGATCAAGCCCCCGCTCCCGAAGTACCCCCCCTCATGGAAGTCGTGCCCGGACCCACCATCATCATGATGGCCGGACTCCAGGGCTCGGGAAAAACCACGACCTGCGGCAAGCTCGCCAGCTACCTCCGCAAGCGCGGCAAGTCCGTGGTTCTGGCCGCCGCCGACCTCCAACGACCCGCCGCCGTCAAGCAGCTCGAAGTCCTCGCCACACAGGTCCAGTCCGAAGTCGAGGGTGAAGGCGAGGTCTCATTCTACGCCGAGCCCGACAAGGTCGCTGAGTACGGCAAAGCCGTCGGCGCCGCCGTCTCCGTCTGCCGCAACGCCCTGACCGAAGCCCGCCGCCGCGAGGCCGACTTCCTGATCCTCGACACTGCCGGCCGACTCCACGTCAACGACGACCTCATGGCCGAACTCCGCCAGGTCCGTGACGCCGTCAACCCCCACCAGATCCTGCTGGTGATCGACGCCATGACCGGACAGGACGCCGTCAACTCCGCCAAAGCCTTCAACGACCAGCTCGAAGTCGATGGCGTCATCCTCTCCAAATACGACTCCGACACCCGAGGCGGGGCCGCCCTCTCGGTCCGCCATGTCACCGGCCAACCCATCAAGTTCGTAGGCGTCGGCGAGAAACTCGACGCCCTCGAAGCCTTCCACCCCACCCGCGTCGCCGGCCGCATCCTCGGCATGGGCGATGTCGTGTCGCTGGTCGAACGCGCTCAGGAACAGGTCTCCGAAGAAGAAGCCCAGGCCCTCCAGGACAAGATGGCCAAAGGCCAGATGACCATGGACGACTTCCTTGGCCAGCTCCGCGCGATCCGCCGGATGGGCTCGTTCAAATCCCTCCTCGGCATGCTCCCGGGCGTCGGTCAGGCCATCAAGGACCTGCCGATTGAAGAAAAACAAATCGACCGCACCGAGGCCATCATCCAGTCGATGACCCGCGATGAGCGCAAGGGACTCGTCGCCCTGAACAACAACCGCCGCCGCCGCATCGCTAAAGGCTCGGGCACCCGAGCCGAAGACGTCTCCCAGCTCGTCAAAGGCTTCGAGATGGTCTCTCAGATGGGAAAAGCCATGTCCGGCATGGGCATGCTCGGCAAGGCCAAGTCCATGGCCGGGATGAACCCCGAACAAGCCATGGCCGCCCTAGGCGGCGCAGGCGGGATGCCCGGACGCAAGGGCTCAACCCACACCCCGAGCATCAAGTCAAAGTACAAACAGCGTAAAAAACGCCGTTGA